The following are encoded in a window of Castanea sativa cultivar Marrone di Chiusa Pesio chromosome 9, ASM4071231v1 genomic DNA:
- the LOC142609966 gene encoding uncharacterized protein LOC142609966: MKFLNYVLLFQLENYMMVRKLRRFTKVTMFDYKVLCRAKLSIIFTTTLVAMIFIIYKDSIICENSEETRGQLRSSIGNKQLHSMQEKIDEVEEENLQSLVPPLSVTEEERIAWFREKMPQIQIFKSNNLTRKFHSRVKKFFRSGCEAQFFMTWISPAATFGRREFFTLESLFKAHPHGCLMILSRSLDSGRGNKILKPLVDRGFKVRAVTPDLEFLFKNTPARAWFKEMKSGKKDPGEIPLAQNLSNLIRLAVLYKYGGVYLDTDFIVLKPFTGLKNSIGAQSMDMETKNWTRLNNAVLIFDMNHPLLLKFMEEFASTFDGNKWGHNGPYLVSRVVENIGKQPGYKFTVLQPMAFYPVDWIRINRLFMKPANRSDSRWVQEKLLQLSGETYGVHLWNKQTRNMQIEEGSVIGRLISEHCLICQHMYSS; this comes from the coding sequence ATGAAATTTCTAAATTATGTTCTCTTGTTTCAGCTTGAAAATTATATGATGGTCAGAAAACTCAGAAGGTTCACAAAGGTTACGATGTTTGATTACAAGGTACTTTGCCGTGCCAAATTGTCTATCATCTTTACCACCACACTTGTTGCTATGATCTTTATCATCTACAAAGACAGTATCATCTGTGAAAACAGTGAGGAAACTCGAGGGCAACTGAGATCAAGTATTGGTAACAAACAACTGCATTCCATGCAAGAAAAGATTGAtgaagttgaagaagaaaatttacaATCGTTAGTCCCTCCTTTGAGCGTCACAGAAGAAGAGAGAATTGCTTGGTTCCGGGAAAAGATGCcgcagattcagattttcaagtCCAACAACTTGACACGGAAATTTCATAGTCGGGTTAAAAAATTCTTTCGCAGTGGCTGTGAGGCACAATTCTTCATGACTTGGATTTCACCAGCAGCAACTTTTGGAAGAAGGGAGTTCTTCACCTTGGAGAGCCTTTTCAAGGCACACCCTCATGGATGTCTAATGATTCTATCAAGAAGTTTGGACTCTGGAAGAGGGAACAAAATCCTGAAACCTCTAGTTGATAGAGGATTCAAAGTTAGGGCAGTGACACCAGACTTGGAGTTTCTATTCAAGAATACACCAGCTAGAGCTTGGTTTAAGGAGATGAAGAGTGGGAAAAAGGACCCTGGTGAGATTCCATTAGCTCAGAATTTATCCAATTTGATCAGACTTGCAGTATTGTACAAGTATGGTGGGGTTTACTTGGATACAGATTTTATTGTTCTAAAGCCTTTTACCGGGTTGAAGAACTCAATTGGTGCACAAAGTATGGATATGGAAACTAAGAACTGGACCAGGTTAAACAATGCAGTTTTGATTTTCGATATGAATCATCCACTTCTGCTCAAATTCATGGAGGAATTCGCCTCGACTTTTGATGGAAATAAATGGGGTCATAATGGTCCCTATTTGGTTTCAAGAGTGGTTGAAAATATAGGAAAGCAACCTGGCTATAAGTTCACAGTCTTGCAGCCTATGGCCTTCTATCCTGTTGATTGGATTAGGATAAACAGACTTTTTATGAAGCCAGCAAACCGTTCTGATTCTAGATGGGTACAAGAAAAACTGCTTCAGCTCAGTGGAGAGACTTATGGGGTACACCTATGGAACAAGCAAACCCGTAATATGCAAATCGAAGAAGGAAGTGTCATAGGAAGACTAATCTCAGAACACTGTCTCATTTGCCAACACATGTATAGTTCTTAA
- the LOC142608790 gene encoding uncharacterized protein LOC142608790 produces MVRKFIKGKMFDHQVLSRAKFPLFFTITLVGMIFIIYTDSIIYDSFEFSNNENFKVLDAYERTERQLRSSTGNMSMQEEIDEVEDENWKSLVPPLSATEEQRIAWFREKMPKFEILKSNNLTRLFHSRVKEFFNSGCETQFFITWISAAGSFGRREFFMLDSLFKAHPTACLMILSRSMDSGRGHRILKPLADRGFKVNAVTPDLAILFNNTPAKAWFKGMKSGNKDPGEIPLAQNLSNLIRLAVLYKYGGVYLDTDFIVLKPFTGLKNSIGAQSMDMETKNWTRLNNAVLIFDMNHPLLLKFMEEFASTFDGNKWGHNGPYLVSRVVENIGKQPGYNFTVLQPMAFYPVDWIRISRLFMKPANRSDSRWVQDKLLQLSGETYGVHLWNKQTRNLRIEEGSVMGSIILEHCLICQHIYSS; encoded by the coding sequence ATGGTGAGAAAATTCATCAAGGGTAAGATGTTTGATCACCAGGTACTTAGCCGTGCCaaatttcctctcttttttaccATCACACTTGTTGGCATGATCTTTATCATCTACACAGACAGTATCATATATGATTCTTTTGAGTTTagtaataatgaaaattttaaggtCTTGGACGCTTATGAGAGAACTGAAAGACAACTGAGATCAAGTACTGGTAACATGTCCATGCAAGAAGAGATTGATGAAGTTGAAGATGAAAATTGGAAATCTTTAGTCCCTCCTTTGAGTGCCacagaagaacaaagaattgcTTGGTTCCGGGAAAAGATGccaaagtttgaaattttaaagtcAAACAACTTGACACGGCTATTTCATAGTCGGGTTAAGGAATTCTTTAACAGTGGTTGTGAGACACAGTTCTTCATAACTTGGATTTCAGCAGCAGGGTCTTTTGGAAGAAGAGAATTCTTCATGTTGGATAGCCTTTTCAAGGCACACCCTACTGCATGTTTAATGATTCTGTCAAGAAGTATGGACTCTGGAAGAGGGCACAGAATTTTGAAACCTCTAGCTGATAGAGGATTCAAAGTTAATGCAGTGACGCCGGACTTGGCAATTCTATTCAACAATACCCCAGCTAAAGCTTGGTTTAAGGGGATGAAGAGTGGGAACAAGGACCCTGGTGAGATTCCATTAGCTCAGAATTTATCCAATTTGATCAGACTTGCAGTATTGTACAAGTATGGTGGGGTTTACTTGGATACAGATTTTATTGTTCTAAAGCCTTTTACTGGGTTGAAGAACTCAATTGGTGCACAAAGTATGGACATGGAAACTAAGAACTGGACCAGGTTAAACAATgctgttttgatttttgatatgAATCATCCACTTCTGCTCAAATTCATGGAGGAATTCGCCTCGACTTTTGATGGAAATAAATGGGGTCATAATGGTCCCTATTTGGTTTCTAGAGTGGTTGAGAATATAGGAAAGCAACCTGGTTATAACTTCACAGTCTTACAGCCTATGGCCTTCTATCCTGTTGATTGGATTAGGATAAGCAGACTTTTTATGAAGCCAGCAAACCGTTCTGATTCTAGATGGGTACAAGACAAACTGCTTCAGCTCAGTGGAGAGACTTATGGGGTACACCTATGGAACAAGCAAACCCGCAATTTGCGAATCGAAGAAGGAAGTGTCATGGGAAGTATAATCCTAGAGCACTGTCTCATTTGCCAACACATATATAGTTCTTAA
- the LOC142608791 gene encoding uncharacterized protein LOC142608791, with translation MLFLPHEVLLIQSIPLSQRPVEDKLVWSFNRSGVYTVKSGYKLLSQEVKVSDFKAQGVDNEVWKMVWGLKVQNKIKNFIWRAIRNSILMKSNLVKRKILIDDSCDHYHHDLENVLHALWQCPLLDPVWNSNPCWSFRASTQFSSFGDLVSYMSKEGLNLELFAQISWTIWFRKNQLRTSSKPFPVAHVIPDALAALSAFICAIPPKPPNCETRPPLHTKWKPLDPNSLKVNFDGAVFREDNMAGVGVIICDEKGQIIAFMAEKVPLSNSVATLEAIAAVKALNFAAELGISSVVVEGDSELVSKALLSEDISFADHGHLVEEAKLLSALFPFCRLSHVRR, from the coding sequence ATGCTCTTTCTACCTCATGAGGTGCTCCTTATTCAATCAATCCCTCTGAGTCAAAGACCAGTTGAAGATAAGCttgtgtggtctttcaatcgTTCTGGGGTCTATACTGTGAAATCTGGTTACAAACTACTATCTCAAGAGGTGAAGGTTTCGGACTTCAAAGCACAAGGTGTGGACAATGAGGTTTGGAAAATGGTTTGGGGTTTAAAAGTccaaaacaagatcaaaaattTCATATGGAGAGCCATCCGAAACTCCATacttatgaaatccaatttggTGAAGCGGAAAATCTTAATTGATGATTCATGTGACCACTACCACCATGATCTTGAAAATGTCCTCCATGCTCTTTGGCAATGCCCTCTTTTGGATCCCGTTTGGAACTCAAATCCTTGCTGGAGCTTTCGGGCTTCAACTCAGTTTTCAAGTTTTGGGGACTTAGTAAGCTATATGAGCAAGGAAGGCCTGAACTTAGAGCTATTTGCACAAATCTCTTGGACCATTTGGTTCCGCAAAAACCAACTAAGGACTAGTTCCAAACCTTTCCCCGTGGCGCATGTTATCCCCGATGCACTTGCTGCTTTGTCTGCCTTCATTTGTGCAATCCCCCCAAAGCCCCCTAATTGTGAGACACGGCCTCCCCTACACACCAAATGGAAGCCCCTTGATCCTAACAGCCTCAAAGTGAACTTTGATGGGGCTGTTTTTAGAGAGGATAATATGGCTGGTGTAGGAGTGATTATTTGCGATGAGAAGGGTCAGATCATTGCTTTTATGGCTGAAAAAGTTCCACTATCCAACTCCGTTGCTACACTTGAAGCTATTGCTGCAGTCAAGGCCCTTAATTTTGCTGCTGAATTAGGCATCTCATCTGTTGTGGTGGAGGGTGATTCAGAGCTTGTGAGTAAGGCTTTGCTCAGCGAGGACATCTCATTTGCAGATCACGGACACCTAGTGGAAGAAGCAAAACTCCTATCTGCTTTATTTCCTTTTTGTAGGCTCTCTCATGTTAGAAGGTAA